The Oncorhynchus nerka isolate Pitt River linkage group LG24, Oner_Uvic_2.0, whole genome shotgun sequence genome has a window encoding:
- the LOC115108478 gene encoding uncharacterized protein LOC115108478, with the protein METKIHVALCALILSLGSIVEGQDPGAHSSPSDGPLTLGMSGAVQAPLPGGYPSPPGSLSLPSTDSPKPASNLTDGGLSNNNSSSSNSSSSSSNDTAVVVVKEVPATSVGVPAPTPIPEKTPGPENLTEETAQPSDAPSDNHTVPTHTPTTTVLVHKPSTIPTHTPVYSTTPSSHAPHPSKTHSPITTTASPAPTRPETHPTNTSAAPQPSSTPSPDPDTSNPIQPKQPLSPFPTTTTTASPPALPTSEPQTQTSSITPLPASTPASSPPSQAKTHADIPSQLNVVDGEPVFHSGGPALDPLLAGLVSVFIVTAAIITLLLFIKLRRRDQRPEFRRLQDLPMDDMMEDTPLSMYSY; encoded by the exons ATGGAAACCAAAATACACGTCGCTCTGTGCGCTCTGATCCTCAGCTTGGGTTCGATTGTAGAAG GCCAGGACCCTGGTGCTCACTCCTCTCCCTCAGATGGACCTCTGACCCTAGGTATGTCCGGGGCTGTTCAGGCACCCCTCCCTGGAGGTTATCCCTCTCCTCCaggctctctgtccctccccagcACAGACTCCCCAAAGCCAGCCAGCAACCTCACTGATGGAGGGCTctccaacaacaacagcagcagtagcaacagcagcagtagcagtagcaacgACACAGCAGTCGTAGTGGTAAAAGAGGTCCCAG cCACCAGTGTGGGGGTCCCTGCCCCCACTCCCATCCCTGAGAAGACCCCTGGCCCGGAGAACCTCACTGAAGAAACCGCACAGCCCTCTGATGCTCCCTCTGACAACCACActgtccccacacacacacccaccaccacagtcctcgttcacaaaccttccaccatcccaacacacacacctgtctactccACCACTCCATCCAGCCATGCCCCTCATCCCTCCAAAACTCACTCACCCATCACCACCACCGCTTCCCCAGCCCCTACTAGGCCTGAGACCCACCCAACTAACACCTCCGCTGCCCCCCAGCCCAGCTCAACCCCCAGCCCTGACCCAGATACCTCTAACCCTATCCAGCCTAAACAGCCCCTCAGTCCCtttcccaccaccactaccaccgccTCTCCCCCAGCTCTACCTACGTCTGAGCCACAGACCCAGACATCCAGCATCACCCCTCTCCCGGCTTCCACCCCAGCCAGCAGCCCTCCATCCCAGGCTAAAACGCATGCCGACATCCCCTCTCAGCTCAATGTAGTGGATG GGGAACCAGTGTTCCATAGTGGTGGACCTGCCCTGGACCCTCTCCTAGCTGGACTAGTGTCCGTCTTCATCGTCACTGCAGCCATCATCACCCTGCTCCTCTTCATCAAACTGCGACGACGGGATCAGCGGCCTGAGTTCCGCAGGCTCCAGGACCTGCCTATG GATGATATGATGGAGGATACTCCCCTGTCCATGTACAGTTACTGA